From Pseudomonas sp. G2-4:
GTCTGCAACTGGCCCAGGAACAACGGGCCGTCACCGTAGAGGTGGCGTTGCGCCTGATGACACGGATTCCCGAGTTCGCCCATGCCCGTCGATTCCTGGACCTGGGGGGCGGGCCAGGGCTGGTAGCGATTGCATTGGTCCGGGACAACCCGTCATTGAGCGGTGAGGTGTTCGATTTTCCCCAGACCGTCAGCGTGGCGGCGGAAAATATCAGCAAGGCCGGCCTCCAGCAGCGCCTCACGGTCCGTGGTGGGGACCTGGCAAACGATGACATCGGCGAGGGTTATGACCTGATCTGGTGCTCCTCGGTGCTGCACTTTGTCCCAGACCTGGCGACGAGCCTGGAGAAAATCCACGCGGCGCTGCGTCCCGGCGGCGTACTGGTCAGTGCCCATGCCGAGGTCCCGCTGGACCCGGAGCTGGCCCAACGGGTTATGCCTTATTACCTGTCGATGCAGATGCTCGGCCGCCAGGTCACCCCCGCTGGAGGGCTGACCGAAGCATTGACCCAGGCTGGGTTTGTCGATATCGACCATTATCCTGAAGTGGCCTTTGCGGTCGCGCCGGTCGCGGTGCAAGTGGCGCGTCGGAGCGGGCTATGAAAGGCGAGGAAAGCGCCCGCATGTGGCGGCTCCAATGGCTGTTCGGCTGGCTCCATTTCGTCCTCGCGGTGCCCAGCATCTACCTGCTGCTGGGGCTTCCACTGGTCATGCGTGAACATGGCTGGTCCGGCACCGACATCGGGCTGTTCCAACTGACGGGGCTGCCGGCGGTGTTCAAATTCCTGCTGGCCTTGCCCGTGCAGCGCTATCGGACGGTTCGAGGCCATTATCGTCTTTGGGCGCTGGTGCTGTGCCTGCTGCTGGCGCTGTTGCTGGTGCTGGCCAGCCAGCAGGCGATCACCGCCAATCGCCTGTTCTTGTTCGGCCTGGCTTTCGCCGCCGGCGTACTGGCGACCTGGGCCGACATCCCAGTCAATGCCCTGGCTATCAAGCTATTGCCACAAACGCAGCGATTGCGCGCCGGGGGGATCCGTTCGGCAGCGCTGTTTCTCGCTGCGATTGTGGGCGCCGGCGTCATGCTGTTGGTGCAGGCGCGCTGGGGCTGGCAGGCGCCATTTCTGTTGATGGCTGCAGGGTTGCTGCTGGCGCTGCCATTTCTTTGGCTATTGCATGAGAGCGTGGTTAGCGATGAAGGCCTCCAGGACGCCAAGCCATCGCAGGTCGATTGGTCGGGTTTTTTCAGGCAGCCCGGTGCACGTCTTTGGATCTGGCTGCTGCTCAGCGGTTTTCCCTTTCTCGGTGCCGCGTGGCTGTACCTCAAGCCACTGTTGCTGGACCAGGGCATGCCTGTGCAGGAGGTGGCCTGGATTGCGGGTGTCGGCGGTGGCGTGGTCGGCGCCCTGGCGAGCGTACTGGGCGCAAGGCTGGTGCAGCGCCTGGGCCCGGCATGGGTGACGCCGTGGTTCATGGTTGGTGCTTTGTTGGCGCTGTTGGCATTGACGGGCGCGGTCTGGCTCCAGGTCTCGAAGCCGTGGTTGGTGGCGGCGGTTTATCTATTGGCCACGGCCATGGGCGCGGTGTCGAGCCTGATGTTCGGTCTGATGATGTTTTTCTCCCGCCACCACCACCAGGCCAACGACTACGGCCTTCAGGCCAGCCTGTTTGTACTCACGCGTCTCTTGGTGCCGATCGGCGTCGGCGTGTTGCTCGACCGCAGTGGCCCGGCGGGAATGCTGGCTGGCCTGTGCCTGGCAATGCTCGGCGTATGCGTCCTGGCGATGGCTGCGCGGGGCTCGATTGCCCAGGTCACGGCGGATGCCTGTGTCCCCATCGGCCGGGCTGACCGAGTCAGAGAAAAACACGCCCCCTCAATCAGTTCGACCCAATAGGAATGGAGTCCATGAAGGCAACCTTAGGCATCTGTTTGATTACCCAGACGCAGCCTCTGATCGAGGATGTGGCATTTGTCGTCGAGTATTTGCAGGCCTGCTTGCAGCCACCGGCAAATAGTCCCGATTGGCCGCTCTCGATCAGAGGCTGTGAATCCATGCATCAAGCCTTGGGGTCCAGGCCCCACGGCGAAGCTGTCCTGGAAACCCTGATGGTCCAGGCTCAGCGCTATTTGCAAGGCAACCCTTGCGCAGCGGCAGCGCTGCCGGACTTGTGGGTGCTGACGTTCGATTCGCCACAAGCCGCCCGGCAAAGTCTGCGACGGCAAACCCCCGCGTTATCCAACGAGCTGTTCATTCTCGACCTTTGTCAGCAAACCGAGGCCGGGGACCAGGATCCCTTTGATGAGCTGATCGCCGCCGCGCCCGGCTCACGCCTGTCACCTCATTCGGCACTGCTGTATTGCGCCTTGCCGGCCCTGCCGGGATGGATGAACCGGATCGGCGGCAACCGTCATCTGCGGGTGGCGGGGCAGGACCGGGCAGCGCGCCGGGCGGACCTGCTGCGCATCATCCTCGATCACTTGGAACACGCGCACTTCAACCGTCTGCTGGCACGCTCCATCAGCGGGCCGTTGCTGTCGGTGAGCCTGGCGACGGAAATCACCCGGTTCATGTGCAGCCGCTGGCAGCAGCGCTGGGACTTTCATGCCTACACCGGGTCGATGGTGGCGGGGCTGATCCAGTCGATGCAGCAGAACGTCGCCGGTACCGGCGTGCGTTGCCTGGGCGGCTGCAACGAACACAGCCTGGCGGTCGCTGCCATGGCCGGCTGGCAGCTGTTTGGCCGGGCCTACGTGATTACCGTGACCTCGGGAATGATCGATGAGTTTCGCGGCACCCTGGCCAACCTCAAGCGCCTTGGGGCGCCGGGGTTGATCGTCTGTGCCGACAGTCCGGAGAACGTCTGGTTTGCCTTCCAGGGCACCCACGACCTGGACAACGACGGTTGTCGGGTCATCGAGGCCCGGGGATTGCGCCAGGTCTTCATCCGTAAGGTCGAGGAGATCGGCCCGCGCCTGGAAGAAGCCTTTGCCA
This genomic window contains:
- a CDS encoding methyltransferase, whose translation is MNGIDLATPHPLQPYWDLTLAGVRADALRIALEWKLFNLLQVPVTAQTIARQLQLDPVNTGYWLEALWSMALLVRDQQQPPRYHNAAVAHDYLRAEAPDYCGDAWTFRLRGLRHFGGQLGDQVRAGQPSGQAPNVATTIENWTAAARLQLAQEQRAVTVEVALRLMTRIPEFAHARRFLDLGGGPGLVAIALVRDNPSLSGEVFDFPQTVSVAAENISKAGLQQRLTVRGGDLANDDIGEGYDLIWCSSVLHFVPDLATSLEKIHAALRPGGVLVSAHAEVPLDPELAQRVMPYYLSMQMLGRQVTPAGGLTEALTQAGFVDIDHYPEVAFAVAPVAVQVARRSGL
- a CDS encoding MFS transporter codes for the protein MKGEESARMWRLQWLFGWLHFVLAVPSIYLLLGLPLVMREHGWSGTDIGLFQLTGLPAVFKFLLALPVQRYRTVRGHYRLWALVLCLLLALLLVLASQQAITANRLFLFGLAFAAGVLATWADIPVNALAIKLLPQTQRLRAGGIRSAALFLAAIVGAGVMLLVQARWGWQAPFLLMAAGLLLALPFLWLLHESVVSDEGLQDAKPSQVDWSGFFRQPGARLWIWLLLSGFPFLGAAWLYLKPLLLDQGMPVQEVAWIAGVGGGVVGALASVLGARLVQRLGPAWVTPWFMVGALLALLALTGAVWLQVSKPWLVAAVYLLATAMGAVSSLMFGLMMFFSRHHHQANDYGLQASLFVLTRLLVPIGVGVLLDRSGPAGMLAGLCLAMLGVCVLAMAARGSIAQVTADACVPIGRADRVREKHAPSISSTQ